The following nucleotide sequence is from Nakamurella alba.
CGGCCCGGCCCGGGATGCCGACGTGGTCGGCCCGCCCGCCGGGCCGGACGGGACCGGGCGGAGCGCCGGTCGGGCACCGGGCACGGGTCGGGCACCAGGTGCGGGCAGCCGGCGGACCACCTCGGGCGGCTCGGCCAGGACGTAGCCGCGGCGCCCGCGGGCCACCGCACCGGCGGGCAGGGCGGCACGCAGCCGTCCCATCGCCGTGTGCACGGCGGCCGCCGGTTCGGCGGGCCGGTCCGTGTCCCGCCACAGCACCATGGCGATCTCGCCGGTACTCAGTTCCGCTCCCGGGCGGTCGAGCAGCACCGCCAGCAGCCGGCCGGCCAACGGCGGCAGGCGGACCGGGCCGGACGGGCCGGCGATCTCGTGGACCGCCGCCGGGACCGGCTGCGGCAGCGGGTGCCGGTGTGGATGGGCCATGCCGTGGATGCTCGCCCGATCTCACCGGACCCGACGGTGGTGCGCACGGATCTGACTGCTCCGGCCCAGGTCAGGACACTGCCCCTCGACGAATTGGGTAGGTCTTGCTCAGTCGCCGCGCAGCACCCGGCACCGATGGTGGGCACACGGCGCGGACGGTCCCGCCGGTCGTCGAGAGGAACTCCCGTGCCCACCACCCCGCTGCTCCCCGCCCGCGGACCGGAGCTGCATGCCACCCTCACTCCGCCGGCCGCAGCCTTCCGCCCCGCCCGGGTGCGGACCGTTCCGGACGGTGCCGCGCGCCCGGTCATCGGCGCGGCCGGCTCCGGCGTCCGGGTGATCCGGGTGCCACAGCCGGGGCCGGTGGGCTCGATGCCGTATCACCGGGCTCCCCGGTCCACCTCTGGTGGCCATGGTCCGACGCCGCACCATCCGCTGCCCGCACGCCCCGCACCACCCGATCCGGGGCGACCGCTGCGCCGACCGGGCCGATCAGGGCCCGCGGGGCGGTTCCCGGTGATCGCGCTGCTGGCGACCGCGCTGATCTGGGGCGTCACCTTCGCCGTCACCGAGCACGCCGTCGACGGGATGGCCGCCGCCGACCTGGTGGCCTGGCGGTTCGGTCTCGGCGCCGTCGTCCTCGTCGCCGTCGCAGCGGTCAGGTCCCGGGGACGCCGGGCAACCCGGATCACCGGCCGGGACCGCCGGCGGGCGGTGGCGCTCGGCGCCGTGCTCGGTGCCGGCTTCCTGCTGCAGGCGTGGGCGCTGACCATGACCGACGCGCTGATGTCCGGCTTCCTGACCAGCCTGCTGGTGGTGTTCGCGCCGCTGACCGCCTGGCTGGTCTTCCGCGAGCGGATCACCGGGACCATCTGGACGGGCGTGCTGGTCACCGTCGGCGGGCTGGCCCTGCTCTCCTTCCGCAGCGGCGGGTTCGGCCCGGGTGAGCTGCTCACCCTGGTGTCCGCGGCGCTCTGGGGTGTGCACCTGGTGCTGCTCTCCCGCTGGTGCACCCCGGCCACCAGCGCCGCCTACGCCCGCATCCAGGTGGTGACGGTCGCCGTGCTGGCCCTGGCCGTGGTCGCCGTCGGCGGGACGCTGACCGGCTCCGGGCCGTTGCCGCAGCTGCCGTCCGCACCGGGTGCCTGGGCCGCGGTCCTGTTCCTGGCCGTGCTGGCCACCGCAGCGGCGATGCTGCTGCTCAGCTGGGGTCAGGCGCGGGTGTCGGCGAGCCGGGCGGCCGTGCTGCTCGCCCTGGAACCGGCGGTCGCCGGGGTCACTGCCGCCGTGCTGGGCGCGCCGCTGACCACCTCGACCGTGGTCGGGGCGGTGCTGCTGATCGGTGCCGTGCTGGTCGTCGAGCTGCCGGCACGACGCGCCGCTTCGGATCGGACCGGGCCGTCCGCCGTCGGCCGGGAAGGAGCGGGACCCACCGAGGTCGTCGCGCCGATCGCGCCCCGCTGACCGCTCCGCCACGTCACCGGGCAGGCCCCGCCGCGGTACGGACCGTTCCCCTCAGTCCGGGATGCCCTCAGTCCGGGATGCCCTCACCGGCGCGGGCCTGCGGCGCGGCCGGACCGGCCGGCGGGAGTCCGTAGAGGCTGCGGGTTCGCGGGTCCCGCCAGGTCGGCAGGGTCTGGTCCAGCAGGGACACCTGGTCGTCGGTGAGCTCACCCCGGTCGTGCGCGCTGATCTGCGCGGCGAGCCAGGCCGCGAGTCGGTCCTCGCTCGTGCCGTCCGCTTCCATCCGATCGCTCCTGTCCCCCTGTGCCTGCCGTCCCCCGTTGCCCACCCGCACTGCACTGCACTGCACGTAGGAATTGCAGGTATTGCACACAGTGATCTCCGGGCAAACACCATCTTCCCCCCATCAGGGTTCTCACACCCCAGAACCGGCAGAACGGGTGCAATCGGTCACCCGTTCGCCTTCCCGGCCACTCGTTCGGGGAGCAGAACGCGGCGACCACGGTTCCGCTGCCGGGACGCCAGGCCGGCGTACCCGTGCCCTGCGGCACCGGAATGACGGGACCCCGCCCGGGGAACCGGACCAGCGAGCTGCCAATTTCCATGCCTGCGCATAGACTTGGTGGTGGACAGCGGGCGGAAGGACGGGCATGACCACGGAGACCAGCAGCGGCACCCAGGAGTTCTCGACCAAGGGCGCGTACGTGACCGGCGGGACCGAGTTCAAGCGGGACACGAACTACATCACCACCCGGATCACCGCCGACGGGCGCGACGGCTTCCCGGTCGAACCGGGGCGCTACCGGCTGGTGGTGGCCCGGGCGTGCCCGTGGGCGAACCGGGCGATCATCGTCCGCCGGCTGCTCGGCCTGGAGGACGTCCTGTCCATGGGCATCTGCGGTCCGACGCACGACAAGCGCAGCTGGACCTTCGATCTCGACCCCGGCGGGGTCGACCCGGTACTCGGCATCCCGCGGTTGCAGGACGCCTACTTCCGACGCGACCCGGAGTACCCGCGCGGGATCACGGTGCCGGCGATGGTCGACATCCCGACCGGTGCGGTCGTCACCAACGACTACCCGCAGATCACCCTGGACCTGTCCACCGAGTGGAAGGCCTTCCACCGCGAAGGTGCCCCGGACCTCTACCCGGAGCACCTGCGCGCGGAGATCGACGAGGTCGCGCTGGGGATCTTCAAGGACGTCAACAACGGCGTCTACCGCTGCGGGTTCGCCGGCTCGCAGGAGGCCTACGACAAGGCGTACACCCGCTTGTTCGACCGGCTGGACCAGCTCACCGCGCGGCTGGCCACGCAGCGGTACCTGGTGGGCGACACCATCACCGAGGCCGACGTCCGGCTGTTCACCACCCTGGTCCGGTTCGATCCCGTCTACCACGGCCATTTCAAGTGCAACCGGCAGAAGCTGTCCGAGATGCCGGTGCTGTGGGCCTACGCGCGGGACCTGTTCCAGACGCCGGGGTTCGGTGACTCCATCGACTTCGTGCACATCAAGCGGCACTACTACGTGGTGCACACCGACATCAACCCGACGCAGATCGTGCCGGACGGACCGGATCTCACGAACTGGCTGACCCCGCACCACCGCGAGGAGCTCAGCGGCCGGCCGTTCGGCGACGGCACCCCGCCGCCGCCGCCGATCCCGTCGGAGATCGTGCCCGCCGACCACTGGGTACCGCTCGGCTGACAGGTACCTGACACCCCGCGCCGCTCGGTGGCCATGATCGCCTGCTCTACGCTCGGCCCGAGCGAGGTGGTGTGGTGGCGGCCGGTCCAGCAGCACCCGTCCGACGGATCCGGGCTCCGCGCGGGTCCGTCCTGACGGCCGCCGCCGCGCTGGCCGTGGTGTTGCTGGTCACCGCGCAGGGTTACGGCTACCACCGGGACGAGCTGTACTTCCGGATGTTGCCGTCGGCCTGGAACTACGTGGACCAGCCGCCGCTGACCCCCTGGCTGGCCCGCACCCTCGCGTCGATCGTCGACGAGCCCTGGTTCCTCCGCCTCCCCGCCGTGCTCTGCGCGGCGCTGTCGGTACCGGTGCTGGTGGCGATCACCCGGGAGGTGGGCGGCAGCCGGGCGGCGCAGCGGTGGTGCGCCGCCTCGGTGGTCGGCGCGTCGATCCCGCTCGCCTTCGGGCACGTGCTGCTCACGGCCACGGTCGACCTGCTGGTCTGGCCGCTGATCGGGCTGCTGGTGATCCGGGCCCTGCTGCGGGACCCGCGGTGGTGGCTCGCGGTCGGTGCGCTCGCCGGGCTGTCGACGTTCAACAAGCTGCTGGTCGCGATGCTGCTCGCCGCGGTGGCCGTCGGCCTGCTCGTCGCCGGGCCGCGGCGCGTGCTGGGGAACCGGTGGCTGTGGGCCGGGATCGGGATCGGCCTGCTGCTCGCGGTGCCGAACCTGCTGTACCAGGCCGGCAACGACTGGCCGCAGCTGCAGATGGGCGGTGCGCTCGCCGACCGGAACGCCGGCGAGGTCCGAGCGGTCATGTGGCCCTTCCTGGCACTGCTGGTGGGGCCACCGCTGACGGTGGTCTGGGTGGTCGGGCTGGTCGCCCTGTGGCGCCGGGCTGCCTGGCGGCGGATCCGCGCCCTGGCCGTCGCGCTGCCGGTGCTCGTCGTGCTGACCTTCGTCTCCGGGGCCCAGTTCTACTACCCGCTCGGACTGGTGTCGGTGGTGCTGGCGATCGGCTGGGCGCCGGCCGCCGCCGTGATCGCCCGGCGCCGGTGGCGGTCGGCGGCCCGGACCGCGATCGGGATCAGCACGCTGGGTTCGGCGGTGATCGCCCTGCCGCTGGTGCCGGTGTCACTGGTCGGCAGCACCCCGGTGCCGATGATCAACCAGGTCGCCCGGGACAGCATCGGCTGGCCGGAGTACGTGGCGCAGATCGCCGCGGTGGTGCGGGGTTCCGGGCCGGGAACGGTGGTGGTGACCGTCAACTACGGCGAGGCCGGCGCCGTGGCCCGGTACGGCCCGGCACTGGGCATCACCCAGGTGTGGAGCGGGCACAACGCACTCGGCGACCTCGGGCCGCCACCGGAGAGTGCCACCGCCACCGTCTATGTCGGGGAACCGCCGCCGCCCGCCGCGGCCGCCCTGCTCGGTGCGTGCCGGACCGCCGGGACGCTGGACAACGGCGTCGGGGTGGACAACGAGGAGCAGGGGGCACCGATCGTGCTGTGCACCGGCCGCACCGCGCCCTGGTCCGAGATCTGGCCGCTGCTCACCCATCTCGGCTGAGCGGGGCGACTCGGTCAGGACGGGTTGTACCGGGTCTCCAGCAGCCGCAACCAGATCTCGCTGGGGGTCGGGTAGGACGGGACCGCGTGCCACAGCGTCGGCAGCGGCACCTCGCCGACGATCGCGACGGTGGCGGCGTGCACCAGGTCGGCGATCTCCGGTCCGACGAAGGTGGCGCCCACCAGCACGTCCCGCTGCGTGTCGATGACGATCTGCGCCCGGCCGCGGTAGTCGTCGCGCTGCAGGTAGGTGCCGGACAGCGAGGCCATGTCGTACTCGACGGTCTCCACGTCGAGACCGGCGTCCCTGGCCTCCTTCTCGGTGTGGCCGACGGAGCCGACCTGCGGGTCGGTGAAGGTCACCTGAGGCACGATGCCGTGGTCGGCCCGGTCGGTGCACCACGGGCCGGTGGACGGGCGACCCTCGGCGCGGGCGGCGATGACGGTGCCGGCGATGCGTGCCTGGTACTTGCCCATGTGGGTGAGCAGCGCCCGGCCGTTGAGATCACCGATGGCGTAGAGCCACTGGCCGGTCGCGCCGACCACGGCGAGCTGGTCGTCGACCGGGAGATAGCCCTTCGAGTCGGCGGTGGCATCGGCGAGACCCACGGTGTCCAGCCCGATGTCGCTGCTGGCCGGGATCCGTCCGGCGGCGATCAGCACCTCGTCCACCTCGACCGAGTCGCCGCCGAAGCGCACGGTCACCGGGCCGCCGTGCAGGTGACCGACGCCGGTGTCCTCCGGCGCCGGCCGCTCCACCGCATCCACCGAGGCGCCGAGCCGGACGTCGATGCCGAGTTCCGAGAAGCGCTGCGCCACCAGGTCTCCGGCGAACGGCTCGTTGCGGGCCAGCAGCCGCGGCGCCGATCCGATGATCGTCACCTCGGCGCCCAGCGCCCGCAGCCAGGTCGCCGCCTCGCAGGCCACCACACCACCGCCGATCACCGCGATCCGGCCGGGCACCTGATGCAGGTTGGTCACGTCGCGGGAGGTCCACGGCAGCGCCTCACGCAACCCGGGCACCGGCGGCACGGCCGCGGTTGTGCCGGTGGCGAGGACCACCGCGTGCCGGGCGTGCAGGGTCCGCTCGGTGCCGTCGGCCGCGGTGACGGTCACGGTCCGCTCGCCGGCGAGCCGCCCGGTGCCGCGCACCACGTCGATGTGCGCGCCGTTCGCCCAGCGCACCTGGGAGCCGTCGTCGTGGCCGAAGGGCTTGCCGCTGTCGACCGAGGTGATGGAATCGCGGCGGGCCAGCACCGCCCGGACGTCCAGCGGCTTGTCGCCGACCAGCGACTGCACGCCGGGCAGGTGCCGGGCGTTGTCCAGCACCTCCCACGGCCGCAGCAGCGCCTTGCTCGGCATGCAGGCCCAGTACGAACACTCGCCGCCGACGAGTTCCTTCTCCACGATCACCGCGGTGCGGTCGGTGCCCTGGATCGCGTACTGCGCGGCGTTCTCCCCGGGCGGCCCGCCGCCGATCACGACGACGTCGTAGGTGTCGGTGGGGGCGGCATTCCCGTTCGTGCTCATGCCGTTGACGGTATCCCTGTTCCGGTCCCTGACACGGGGCGGGCACGGGGGCCTCCGGGCGGATCAGGATCTGCCGACCTGCGCCGCCTTCAGCAGCAGGTACTGGCGCTCCCGGAGGTTGCCGGCCCCGCGGGCGGCGCTCCGGTACGCGTCCGCCGCCGCCGGATCGCCCAGCCGGTCGAGCAGATGGGCCCGGATCGCGGCCGGGCGGTGACTGCCGGCCAGTCGCGGATCGGCGGCGACCGTGTCGAGCAGTTCGAGCGCGGCCCGTTCGCCGCGGACCTGCGCGACGGCGACGACCTTGTTCAGGCTGACCACCGGGCCCGGAGCGATCCGCTCCAGCACCGCGTACAGGCCGAGGATCTGCGGCCAGTCGGTGACGTCGGTGCTGTCCGCCGCGTCGTGCAGCGCGGCGATCGCGGCCTGGACCGCGTACGGCCCGACCGATCCACGGTCGAACGTCGCATCGAGCAGCGCGGTGCCCTCGGCGATCCGGCCCCGGTCCCAGCGGGTCCGGTCCTGCTCCTCCAGCGGCACGAACTCGCCGTCGTCCCCGGTCCGCGCCGGCCGCCGGGCGTCGGTGAGCAGCATCAACGCCAGCAGCCCGGTGACCTCCGGGTCGGACGGCAGCAGCGTGTGCAGCATCCGGGTCAGCCGGATCGCCTCGTCGCTGAGATCGACGGCGGTGAGCGCGTTCCCGTGCGAGGTGCTGTAGCCCTCGTTGAACACCAGGTAGAGCACCGCCAGCACGGTGCCCAGCCGCTCCCGGTGGTCGGCCTCGGCCGGCAGCTCGAACCGCCGCCCGGCCAGCTTCTGTTTCGCCCGGCTGATCCGCTGCGCCATGGTGGCCTCCGGGACCAGGTGCGCCGCGGCGATCTGCGCGGTGGTCAGGCCGCCGACCGCCCGCAGGGTGAGCGCCACCCTGCCCGGCTCGGGCAGGTCCGGGTGGGCGCAGAGGAAGAGCAGCCGCAGCGAGTCGTCGACGTCGTACGCCCGGGCGGCATCCGCTGCGGCGGCGACCATCTCGGCCGGTGGGTGGCCGGCGTGCACGGCGTCCTCCCGACGGCGCCGGGCGTTCTCGCTGCGCATTTCGTCGATCACCCGGCGGCCGGCCACGGCCACCAGCCAGTTCCGCGGATTGTCCGGGACGCCCTGCGCCGGCCACTGCGTCGCCGCCGCGAGCAGCGCCTCCTGGGTGGCGTCCTCGCAGACGTCGAAGCCCGCGCCGGCGGCGTGCCGCCGCAGCATCGCGGCGAGGACCTGCGGCGCGAGTTCGCGCAGCAGGTCCTCGAGCCGGCGGTCGGTCACTGCTGGTGTCGGTTCACTGCTGGTTCTGCGCGGCCTCGTGCAGCAGCGGCCACAGCTCGACCGACCGGAAGGCGGCGAACGGTGCATCGGCGGCGATCTCCAGCGCCCGCTCCTCCGACTCGACGTCGAGGATGGAGGTGGAGCCCATGAACTCCTTCGCCTCCACGTACGGCCCGTCGGTGACGGTGGCCTTCCCGTCGCGCACCCGGATGACCTTGACCTGGTCCTCCTCGGCCAGGCCGTAGGCGGCGATCATCTCGCCGGTGGCCGCGTACTTGGCGTTGAACGCGTCCTGGGTGGCGATGATCCCGGGCCAGTCCTCCGCCGGGATCGAGGCCCACAGTTCCTTGTTCCCGTACAGGCTCAGCAGGTACTTCATGATCGTCTCCCTCGTGGTGGTCGGACCCGGTGCTCCGGGCCTCTCGCCTGTTGGTCGGAGCGAGGTCGCGGTTCTCGACAGGTGGGGTCAGGATTGCTCAGGATCCGCTGCCACCGCCACGACGATCTTGCCCCTGACGTGCCCGGACTCGGAGAGGCGGTGGGCGTCGGCGAAATGTTCCAGCGGGAACGTCCGGTCGATCCGGACGGTCACCCGGCCGTCGGCCACCGCGTCGACGGCATCCCGCAGGGCGTTCTCGAAGCCGGGCTCGCCGCCGGAGGACACGATCACCCCGGGACCCTTCGCGGAGAAGTCGTTCAGCGTCACCACCGGGCCGCCGGCCGTCACCAGGGCCAGCGATCCCTCGATGACGCCGGTGCCGGCCAGGTCGACGACCGCGTCGATGCCGGCGCCGGCCGGGACGGCGGCGCGCACCCGGTCCTCCCAGCCGTCGCCGTAGACGACGGGGATCGCCCCGAGCTCCGCGAGGTAGTCCTGGCTGCCGGCCGAGGCGGTGCCGATCACGGTGATGCCGGCGGCCGCCGCGAGCTGGGTGGCGAACGAG
It contains:
- a CDS encoding DMT family transporter, with the translated sequence MIALLATALIWGVTFAVTEHAVDGMAAADLVAWRFGLGAVVLVAVAAVRSRGRRATRITGRDRRRAVALGAVLGAGFLLQAWALTMTDALMSGFLTSLLVVFAPLTAWLVFRERITGTIWTGVLVTVGGLALLSFRSGGFGPGELLTLVSAALWGVHLVLLSRWCTPATSAAYARIQVVTVAVLALAVVAVGGTLTGSGPLPQLPSAPGAWAAVLFLAVLATAAAMLLLSWGQARVSASRAAVLLALEPAVAGVTAAVLGAPLTTSTVVGAVLLIGAVLVVELPARRAASDRTGPSAVGREGAGPTEVVAPIAPR
- a CDS encoding dihydrolipoyl dehydrogenase family protein — its product is MSTNGNAAPTDTYDVVVIGGGPPGENAAQYAIQGTDRTAVIVEKELVGGECSYWACMPSKALLRPWEVLDNARHLPGVQSLVGDKPLDVRAVLARRDSITSVDSGKPFGHDDGSQVRWANGAHIDVVRGTGRLAGERTVTVTAADGTERTLHARHAVVLATGTTAAVPPVPGLREALPWTSRDVTNLHQVPGRIAVIGGGVVACEAATWLRALGAEVTIIGSAPRLLARNEPFAGDLVAQRFSELGIDVRLGASVDAVERPAPEDTGVGHLHGGPVTVRFGGDSVEVDEVLIAAGRIPASSDIGLDTVGLADATADSKGYLPVDDQLAVVGATGQWLYAIGDLNGRALLTHMGKYQARIAGTVIAARAEGRPSTGPWCTDRADHGIVPQVTFTDPQVGSVGHTEKEARDAGLDVETVEYDMASLSGTYLQRDDYRGRAQIVIDTQRDVLVGATFVGPEIADLVHAATVAIVGEVPLPTLWHAVPSYPTPSEIWLRLLETRYNPS
- a CDS encoding RNA polymerase sigma factor; translation: MTDRRLEDLLRELAPQVLAAMLRRHAAGAGFDVCEDATQEALLAAATQWPAQGVPDNPRNWLVAVAGRRVIDEMRSENARRRREDAVHAGHPPAEMVAAAADAARAYDVDDSLRLLFLCAHPDLPEPGRVALTLRAVGGLTTAQIAAAHLVPEATMAQRISRAKQKLAGRRFELPAEADHRERLGTVLAVLYLVFNEGYSTSHGNALTAVDLSDEAIRLTRMLHTLLPSDPEVTGLLALMLLTDARRPARTGDDGEFVPLEEQDRTRWDRGRIAEGTALLDATFDRGSVGPYAVQAAIAALHDAADSTDVTDWPQILGLYAVLERIAPGPVVSLNKVVAVAQVRGERAALELLDTVAADPRLAGSHRPAAIRAHLLDRLGDPAAADAYRSAARGAGNLRERQYLLLKAAQVGRS
- a CDS encoding glutathione S-transferase family protein, which translates into the protein MTTETSSGTQEFSTKGAYVTGGTEFKRDTNYITTRITADGRDGFPVEPGRYRLVVARACPWANRAIIVRRLLGLEDVLSMGICGPTHDKRSWTFDLDPGGVDPVLGIPRLQDAYFRRDPEYPRGITVPAMVDIPTGAVVTNDYPQITLDLSTEWKAFHREGAPDLYPEHLRAEIDEVALGIFKDVNNGVYRCGFAGSQEAYDKAYTRLFDRLDQLTARLATQRYLVGDTITEADVRLFTTLVRFDPVYHGHFKCNRQKLSEMPVLWAYARDLFQTPGFGDSIDFVHIKRHYYVVHTDINPTQIVPDGPDLTNWLTPHHREELSGRPFGDGTPPPPPIPSEIVPADHWVPLG
- a CDS encoding quinone oxidoreductase family protein; this translates as MPRAITYAEYGDPDVLTLVDEPLAEPGPGQVRVRVAATGVNPFDTKLRRGLFAGGKPMATPKRVGRDLAGTVDAVGSGVDGLSVGDRVVGNVNGGTSAEYVVVKADGLLPVPEGMDLVIAAAIPGAGSAAVRALGLARVQPGQVVLIHAASGGVGSFATQLAAAAGITVIGTASAGSQDYLAELGAIPVVYGDGWEDRVRAAVPAGAGIDAVVDLAGTGVIEGSLALVTAGGPVVTLNDFSAKGPGVIVSSGGEPGFENALRDAVDAVADGRVTVRIDRTFPLEHFADAHRLSESGHVRGKIVVAVAADPEQS
- a CDS encoding YciI family protein, which translates into the protein MKYLLSLYGNKELWASIPAEDWPGIIATQDAFNAKYAATGEMIAAYGLAEEDQVKVIRVRDGKATVTDGPYVEAKEFMGSTSILDVESEERALEIAADAPFAAFRSVELWPLLHEAAQNQQ
- a CDS encoding glycosyltransferase family 39 protein, whose translation is MAAGPAAPVRRIRAPRGSVLTAAAALAVVLLVTAQGYGYHRDELYFRMLPSAWNYVDQPPLTPWLARTLASIVDEPWFLRLPAVLCAALSVPVLVAITREVGGSRAAQRWCAASVVGASIPLAFGHVLLTATVDLLVWPLIGLLVIRALLRDPRWWLAVGALAGLSTFNKLLVAMLLAAVAVGLLVAGPRRVLGNRWLWAGIGIGLLLAVPNLLYQAGNDWPQLQMGGALADRNAGEVRAVMWPFLALLVGPPLTVVWVVGLVALWRRAAWRRIRALAVALPVLVVLTFVSGAQFYYPLGLVSVVLAIGWAPAAAVIARRRWRSAARTAIGISTLGSAVIALPLVPVSLVGSTPVPMINQVARDSIGWPEYVAQIAAVVRGSGPGTVVVTVNYGEAGAVARYGPALGITQVWSGHNALGDLGPPPESATATVYVGEPPPPAAAALLGACRTAGTLDNGVGVDNEEQGAPIVLCTGRTAPWSEIWPLLTHLG